The following are encoded in a window of Eleutherodactylus coqui strain aEleCoq1 chromosome 12, aEleCoq1.hap1, whole genome shotgun sequence genomic DNA:
- the MTERF1 gene encoding transcription termination factor 1, mitochondrial, with protein sequence MTLKILTIITGNLVTCLRRSTRNCKPVASFTLTVPGTPLARFYSQPLSHNEVKVPVENLNLVTSLEEMGVDLTAFRKIDAILLKKATTHEKTLKQFLLHKGADAKMVASIISRYPRAITRQYEVLDEMWNIWKEILGTDETVLSVAQRSPESFFRTSNTENLLKNICYFQSLGLPSRILSQLMLRAPRTFANSIDLNKQHVKHLLGLCSQLGGKNPREFLREVLSKNIFILTKSVSRVQSNIECMKTLMNLDDHALLLWIQDNGAPILNLSYTYFESNFKGVHSVLESLGCTEAEISLFIFTYPKVLLMTPKVFETKVNSLLECGGGVKEILNNPNLLVMQIKTLKSKIKMLTECGYDFQSSGLSVLLLSQAKLTSKVERLHNSESLN encoded by the coding sequence ATGACACTGAAAATACTAACTATCATAACTGGGAATCTTGTGACTTGTCTGAGGAGAAGTACAAGAAACTGTAAACCAGTGGCAAGCTTTACCCTCACCGTCCCTGGCACGCCATTGGCAAGGTTCTACAGCCAACCGCTTTCACACAATGAAGTAAAAGTACCTGTTGAGAACCTGAACCTGGTCACCAGCCTTGAGGAAATGGGGGTAGACCTCACAGCGTTCAGAAAAATCGATGCCATTCTCCTCAAGAAGGCGACCACACATGAGAAAACCTTGAAACAATTTCTTCTACATAAAGGTGCAGATGCCAAGATGGTGGCAAGCATCATCTCCAGGTACCCACGGGCGATAACTCGACAGTATGAAGTCTTGGATGAGATGTGGAACATTTGGAAAGAGATATTGGGTACAGATGAAACCGTCCTAAGTGTTGCGCAGCGTTCTCCGGAGTCCTTCTTCAGAACCTCTAATACAGAGAACCTTCTAAAGAACATCTGTTACTTCCAGTCCCTCGGATTGCCTTCCAGAATTCTGAGCCAGCTGATGCTCAGGGCCCCCAGAACGTTTGCAAATAGCATTGACCTCAACAAGCAGCATGTGAAGCACTTACTAGGACTCTGCTCTCAGTTAGGCGGGAAGAACCCGCGAGAATTTTTAAGGGAAGTGCTTTCCAAAAATATATTCATTTTAACCAAAAGTGTAAGTCGCGTCCAAAGCAACATTGAGTGTATGAAGACTCTGATGAACCTGGACGATCACGCCCTGCTGCTGTGGATACAGGACAATGGCGCGCCCATTCTGAACCTCAGCTATACATATTTTGAGAGCAATTTTAAAGGCGTGCACTCCGTTCTGGAGTCCTTGGGGTGTACTGAAGCCGAAATATCCCTCTTTATCTTCACATATCCCAAAGTGCTACTTATGACGCCCAAAGTTTTCGAGACTAAAGTCAACAGCCTGCTAGAGTGTGGTGGGGGCGTTAAGGAGATTCTGAACAACCCGAACCTCCTTGTCATGCAGATCAAAACCCTAAAATCTAAAATTAAAATGCTGACGGAATGTGGATATGACTTCCAGTCCTCGGGACTTAGTGTTCTACTACTCAGCCAGGCAAAGCTAACATCGAAGGTGGAGAGACTGCACAATTCGGAGTCGCTGAATTAG